A region from the Methylocystis iwaonis genome encodes:
- a CDS encoding efflux RND transporter permease subunit, whose translation MSFTDIFVRRPVLATVVSLLILVLGLRSLSVLPVLEYPRTQNAVVTISTQYFGADPATVAGFVTTPLENVIAQADGIDYMTSTSQIGTSTITAYLRLNFDSGKALTQISTKVDSVLNQLPANVQRPVITVKIGQSTDAMYIGFRSDILSPSQVTDYLIRVVQPRLQSVTGVQTAELIGAKTFALRAWLDPEKLAAYGLTATEISAAISGNDYIAGLGMTKGEMVQVNLAASTSLHSLEEFRNLVVKQVNGANVKLRDVANVTLGSDDYDSSVSFNGKQAIYIGIQIAPTANLLDVIKGVKDIYPGIEKALPAGLTSEIVYDSTDFVNSSIDEVVHTLVEAVLIVTGVVFLFLGSWRSVLIPIVAIPLSLVGAFTILLAFGFSINLLTLLALVLAIGLVVDDAIIVVENVNRHLADGMTPFNAALQSARELTGPIIAMTIVLIAVYVPIGFQSGLTGALFVEFAFTLAGAVAVSAIIALTLSPVSCSAILRVPQPGTLEARIVAAIDQTMDRLRERYIHLLDASLRHMPVTLTFGALVLLSTYWLYANSKSELAPEEDKGLILAQSTSAPNATLKQKLFYGDQLYKVLAKHPETASVFQINSAAMNLSGMVLKPADKRDTVAGELQRIIQGELAEIPGSRIVAFQEPPLPGAMGLPIQFIIQSPDTFDKMDGVARDLLSQAMATGKFMFLDTDLKIDQPQEKLVIDREKAAQLGLRMNDVGGALTMALSGGYTQYFDLAGRSYKVVPQVAQRFRLNADQVLNYYIKTGDGSSVPLSTVAKLRSTTEPESLNHFQQANAVTISGVAAPGVIAGEALDTLKEIADRVLPPGYIVDYAGPSRQFVQESGGFATTFGFALIIIFLALAAQFESFRDPLIILVSVPMSIAGALVFIMLGFGGASINIYTQVGLVTLMGLISKHGILIVEFANELQASGMGRREAIIESASIRLRPILMTTAAMVLGVLPLITASGAGAASRYNIGLVIASGLSLGTLFTLFVLPAVYLALAAKHARAASAAQPEASHLAGA comes from the coding sequence GTGTCCTTTACCGACATTTTCGTTCGCCGCCCCGTCCTCGCGACAGTGGTGAGCCTGCTCATTCTGGTGCTCGGTCTGCGATCTCTGAGCGTTTTGCCAGTGCTGGAATATCCACGCACGCAAAACGCCGTCGTCACCATCTCCACGCAATATTTCGGCGCCGATCCCGCGACGGTCGCGGGTTTCGTCACCACCCCGCTCGAGAACGTCATCGCGCAGGCTGACGGCATCGACTATATGACGTCGACGAGCCAGATCGGCACGAGCACCATCACCGCCTATCTGCGGTTGAACTTCGACTCCGGCAAGGCGCTGACGCAGATCAGCACCAAGGTCGACTCGGTGCTCAATCAATTGCCGGCCAATGTTCAGCGTCCCGTCATCACAGTGAAGATCGGGCAGTCGACCGACGCCATGTATATCGGCTTTCGAAGCGACATCCTCTCGCCGAGTCAGGTCACCGATTATCTGATCCGCGTCGTGCAGCCGCGGCTGCAGTCCGTGACCGGGGTGCAGACCGCCGAGCTCATCGGCGCCAAGACCTTCGCGCTCCGGGCCTGGCTCGATCCCGAGAAGCTCGCCGCCTATGGGCTCACCGCGACAGAAATCTCGGCCGCGATTTCCGGCAACGACTATATCGCTGGTCTCGGCATGACCAAGGGAGAAATGGTGCAGGTGAATTTGGCGGCGTCGACGTCGCTGCATTCGCTCGAGGAGTTTCGCAATCTCGTCGTCAAGCAGGTCAATGGCGCGAATGTGAAGCTGAGGGACGTCGCCAATGTGACTCTCGGATCGGATGACTACGACTCTTCCGTGTCCTTCAATGGAAAACAGGCCATCTACATCGGCATCCAAATCGCGCCGACGGCCAATCTTCTCGATGTCATCAAAGGCGTGAAGGACATCTATCCGGGGATCGAGAAGGCGCTGCCTGCGGGGCTCACGAGCGAAATCGTCTATGACTCGACCGACTTCGTGAACAGCTCCATCGACGAAGTCGTCCACACGCTTGTCGAGGCGGTCCTGATCGTGACCGGCGTGGTTTTTCTGTTTCTTGGCTCGTGGCGGTCGGTGCTGATTCCGATCGTGGCGATTCCACTCTCGCTGGTCGGCGCCTTTACGATCCTGCTCGCCTTCGGCTTCTCGATCAATCTTTTGACTCTGCTGGCGCTGGTGCTGGCGATCGGGCTCGTGGTCGACGACGCGATCATTGTCGTCGAGAACGTCAACCGCCATTTGGCCGATGGCATGACGCCATTCAACGCCGCGCTGCAATCCGCGCGTGAGCTGACCGGTCCGATCATCGCCATGACGATCGTGCTCATCGCGGTCTATGTCCCGATTGGATTCCAGAGCGGTCTCACAGGGGCCCTTTTCGTCGAATTCGCCTTCACGCTCGCCGGCGCGGTCGCCGTCTCCGCGATCATCGCTTTGACGCTCTCGCCGGTGAGTTGCTCGGCGATCCTCAGGGTTCCCCAGCCTGGAACCTTGGAAGCGCGGATCGTGGCGGCGATCGACCAGACGATGGACCGCCTGCGCGAGCGTTATATCCATCTCCTCGACGCCTCGCTGCGGCATATGCCGGTGACGCTGACCTTCGGCGCGCTGGTGCTGCTGAGCACCTATTGGCTTTACGCGAACTCCAAAAGCGAGCTTGCTCCGGAGGAGGACAAGGGGCTTATTCTCGCGCAATCGACCTCGGCGCCGAATGCGACTCTGAAGCAAAAGCTGTTCTATGGCGATCAGCTCTACAAGGTTCTGGCGAAACATCCGGAGACGGCCAGCGTCTTCCAGATCAATTCGGCTGCGATGAATCTTTCTGGCATGGTGCTGAAGCCGGCCGACAAGCGCGACACCGTCGCAGGCGAGCTCCAGCGCATCATCCAGGGCGAGCTTGCGGAGATTCCGGGATCGCGCATTGTCGCCTTCCAGGAGCCGCCCTTGCCGGGAGCGATGGGCCTGCCGATCCAATTTATCATTCAGAGCCCGGACACCTTCGACAAGATGGACGGCGTGGCGCGCGATCTGCTGTCACAGGCGATGGCGACCGGCAAGTTCATGTTTCTCGACACGGACCTCAAGATCGACCAGCCGCAGGAAAAGCTCGTCATCGACCGCGAGAAGGCGGCGCAGCTCGGCCTCAGAATGAATGATGTCGGCGGCGCACTGACCATGGCGCTGAGCGGCGGTTATACTCAATATTTCGATCTCGCCGGCCGTTCCTATAAAGTTGTGCCGCAGGTCGCCCAACGCTTCCGGCTCAACGCCGATCAGGTCTTGAATTATTACATCAAGACCGGCGACGGGTCGTCGGTGCCTCTGTCGACCGTCGCCAAGCTGCGCTCGACGACCGAGCCCGAGTCTCTCAACCACTTTCAGCAGGCGAACGCCGTCACCATCTCGGGGGTCGCCGCGCCGGGCGTCATCGCCGGCGAAGCGCTCGATACGTTGAAGGAGATCGCCGATCGCGTCTTGCCGCCCGGCTATATCGTCGACTACGCCGGGCCGTCGCGTCAGTTCGTTCAGGAGTCGGGCGGCTTCGCGACAACTTTCGGATTTGCGCTCATCATCATCTTCCTCGCCCTCGCTGCGCAGTTCGAAAGCTTCCGCGATCCGTTGATTATCCTCGTCTCGGTCCCGATGTCGATCGCCGGGGCGCTCGTCTTCATCATGCTGGGTTTCGGGGGCGCCAGCATCAATATCTACACGCAGGTGGGCTTGGTGACGCTGATGGGCCTGATCAGCAAGCACGGCATATTGATCGTGGAGTTCGCCAATGAGCTGCAGGCTTCCGGCATGGGGCGGCGGGAGGCGATCATAGAGTCGGCCTCCATCCGCCTGCGACCCATTCTGATGACGACGGCGGCGATGGTGCTCGGCGTTCTGCCGCTCATTACGGCGAGCGGCGCGGGCGCCGCCTCTCGCTACAATATCGGGCTCGTGATCGCGTCCGGACTATCGCTCGGCACGCTGTTCACCTTGTTCGTGCTGCCGGCGGTCTATCTGGCGCTCGCCGCAAAGCATGCGCGTGCGGCTTCGGCCGCGCAACCGGAAGCATCGCATCTCGCGGGCGCATGA